Genomic DNA from Solidesulfovibrio sp.:
GGCTCCTTTCGGCGCCCGTGGTGCTGGCCCTGGACGTCACCAAGATGACCCGCACCGCCGCCGCCCTGGTCGCCGGCGTGGCCGCCTTCGAACCGGGGCTCGCCCTGGCCGGCGTGGTGGCCAACCGCACCGCCGGGCCGCGCCACCGCGACATCGTGCGGGCCTCCATCGAGACGCTGGCCCGGGTGCCCGTCCTCGGCACGCTGCCGAAAATCGCCGAAAACCCCATTCCCGAACGCCACATGGGGCTGGTCTCCAACCGCGAGCACGGGGGCGTGGAGGCCATCCTCGACAACCTCGCCGCCATCGTGCGCGAACATGTCGACCTCGACCGGCTCGTGGCCATCGCCCAGGCCGCCCCGCCCCTGCCCGGCTCGGCGGGAGCCTCGGCCCCGGTTGCCGCTCCCGCTGCCGACGCGCCGGTCATCGGCGTGGTGCGCGACGCGGCGTTGTGGTTTTACTACCCGGAAAACTGCGAGGCCCTGGAACGGGCCGGGGCCAGGCTCGTCACCGTGAGCCTGCTGGACGACGCGCCCTGGCCGGACCTCGACGGCCTCTACCTCGGCGGCGGGTTCCCCGAGACCCAGGTGGCCGCCCTGGCCGCAAACGTCGCCAGGCGCGACCACATAAAAGCCCTGGCCGAAGCGGGCCTGCCCATCTACGCCGAGTGCGGCGGCTTCATGTACCTGTGCCGGGGGCTCGACCTCGACGGCACGGTCCATGCCATGGCCGGCGTCTTTCCGGTCAACACCACGCTGTGCGCCAAGCCGCAAGGCCTGGGCTACAGCCTGGCCCGGGTGGTCTCCCCCAACCCCTTCCACCCCGTGGGCACGCTGCTGGCCGGTCACGAATTTCACTATTCCAAATGCCAGGCCGCCCTGGGCGCAGGCTCCGGCCCGGCCGCCGGCCTGCCCGACCCCGAGGCCTTCTGCCTGCGCATGGAGCGGGGCGTGGGCATGCACGCCGGCCGCGACG
This window encodes:
- a CDS encoding cobyrinate a,c-diamide synthase → MNHRPRLVLAGLSGGAGKTILTLGVCRALAAAGYRVRPFKKGPDYIDAAWLGLAAGRDATNLDPFLLPEASLPGLFLEKSRDVDISIIEGNRGLFDGLDVAGSCSTAALARLLSAPVVLALDVTKMTRTAAALVAGVAAFEPGLALAGVVANRTAGPRHRDIVRASIETLARVPVLGTLPKIAENPIPERHMGLVSNREHGGVEAILDNLAAIVREHVDLDRLVAIAQAAPPLPGSAGASAPVAAPAADAPVIGVVRDAALWFYYPENCEALERAGARLVTVSLLDDAPWPDLDGLYLGGGFPETQVAALAANVARRDHIKALAEAGLPIYAECGGFMYLCRGLDLDGTVHAMAGVFPVNTTLCAKPQGLGYSLARVVSPNPFHPVGTLLAGHEFHYSKCQAALGAGSGPAAGLPDPEAFCLRMERGVGMHAGRDGLVFRNTFAAYTHIHAWGAPHWADNFVAAARAYRRERGGKGMPPAAGRG